In Plasmodium vivax chromosome 10, whole genome shotgun sequence, the sequence aatTGGGCCACCCAGCAAAAGGCGTGAAATTCGCCACGGTGAATAACGTGCTGAAAAAGGACCagcaaaaaaggtgaagttACTACTTTATGTGTTATCCCAAACGTTGGTATGTACGCCCGTTTATTCAACCACGTGGGATATTCtcccctccaaaaaaaaagcagcccATCCTGCACAAGTATGTAAATGGCTCATTTGCCACTTCAGACGAACGGAAAGGAAAACCTTGTCGGGAGATAACTCAATCATTCTTATAGACCCCTCCGTAAAGTGCGTAACAAACATTTGATTAAAAAGACGAGCCGAAACAGTTTCGTTATCCCCGTGGTGCTATCAGATAAGGGCACACATTGCGCTGTTCAAAGTTGCCTATCTGAAGACATCCCCAAAGGTGCGCACAATtgtatacgtacatatgcagttattccctctcccccctgtAAGGACTCCTCTTCAGTTGCACCCTGCGAATCGGGTAGAATATGCTCCACTTGGTTAACCCTTACGTATGTGAGTTTTTACCCTAGTCCGTTCCGCCCAATCGCACTGCACAAGGTCAGCAAAAATGAGCTTCAAAAATTACTGCCCATGTGTTTACCCGCAAGAGCGGAACATAAGCGGGCTGGACTACCGCTTcgacatgaaaaaaaagttggtgAAATTCAGGCGCCGTGTTTTTAGAAGGCTCCGTGTAAAGAGCCTAAAAGCGGATTTAAGCAAAATAGAAAGTAGAAAAAGCTTGCTAAGTAATTATCAccataaagggaaaaaaaaatggtacatGAATTTCCAGCCCTTGGGAAATGTAGCTATAGAGCAGTATTGGAAATATGATAAAGTTACCCTGAAGGATATCCTAGGGTCGAGCATCAACACATCAAATGATAATTACAACACGGGTTTGCGAAAGAGTAAAAGGTATCTTAAGCGCATTGCAAAACGTATACTAAGGGGAAACCCTCATGAGAGTTTAATACAAAATGCATTCAAATGGGCAACGTATGATTATAACTCTGATGAAGGCTCA encodes:
- a CDS encoding hypothetical protein, conserved (encoded by transcript PVX_079900A), yielding MSFKNYCPCVYPQERNISGLDYRFDMKKKLVKFRRRVFRRLRVKSLKADLSKIESRKSLLSNYHHKGKKKWYMNFQPLGNVAIEQYWKYDKVTLKDILGSSINTSNDNYNTGLRKSKRYLKRIAKRILRGNPHESLIQNAFKWATYDYNSDEGSANSNNNNLGSSLLSLSTLAIKDSEKLLKWKLKYSDNLIKFKKLKAQEAEKNSSTIRSTTLAKKKKKSKRSKSSRDHREHKDHRDHKDHRDHKDHREHKDQKDHKSDIASGNYKIVLKSFNKGGKKGQ